The proteins below are encoded in one region of Streptomyces roseirectus:
- the aroB gene encoding 3-dehydroquinate synthase: MTTRIHVGGETPYDVLVGHQLLGELAGLIGTRAKRVAVIHPEALAETGDALRADLAGQGYEAVAIQVPNAEEAKTAEVAAYCWKALGQSGFTRTDVVVGVGGGATTDLAGFVAATWLRGVRWIAIPTTVLAMVDAAVGGKTGINTAEGKNLVGAFHPPAGVLCDLAALESLPVNDYVSGLAEIIKAGFIADPVILDLIESDPEAARTPAGPHTAELIERSIRVKADVVSSDLKESGLREILNYGHTLAHAIEKNERYKWRHGAAVAVGMHFAAELGRLAGRLDDATADRHRTVLEAVGLPLHYRYDQWPKLLETMKVDKKSRGDLLRFIVLDGLAKPTVMEGPDPAVLLAAYGEVGQ; the protein is encoded by the coding sequence ATGACGACACGGATCCACGTCGGCGGCGAGACCCCCTACGACGTGCTGGTGGGCCACCAGCTCCTCGGTGAACTCGCCGGGCTGATCGGCACCAGGGCCAAGCGGGTCGCCGTCATCCACCCCGAGGCGCTGGCCGAGACCGGGGACGCGCTGCGCGCCGACCTCGCCGGGCAGGGGTACGAGGCGGTCGCCATCCAGGTGCCGAACGCCGAGGAGGCCAAGACCGCCGAGGTCGCCGCGTACTGCTGGAAGGCGCTCGGCCAGTCCGGGTTCACGCGGACCGACGTCGTCGTCGGCGTCGGCGGCGGGGCCACCACCGACCTCGCCGGGTTCGTCGCGGCGACCTGGCTGCGCGGGGTGCGCTGGATCGCGATCCCGACGACCGTGCTGGCCATGGTCGACGCGGCCGTCGGCGGCAAGACCGGCATCAACACCGCCGAGGGCAAGAACCTGGTGGGCGCGTTCCATCCGCCGGCCGGGGTGCTCTGCGACCTCGCCGCGCTGGAGTCGCTGCCGGTCAACGACTACGTGTCGGGGCTCGCGGAGATCATCAAGGCCGGGTTCATCGCGGACCCGGTGATCCTCGACCTGATCGAGTCCGACCCCGAGGCCGCGCGCACGCCCGCCGGGCCGCACACCGCCGAGCTGATCGAGCGGTCCATCCGGGTCAAGGCGGACGTCGTGTCGTCCGACCTCAAGGAGTCGGGCCTGCGCGAGATCCTGAACTACGGCCACACCCTCGCGCACGCCATCGAGAAGAACGAGCGCTACAAGTGGCGGCACGGCGCCGCCGTCGCCGTCGGCATGCACTTCGCGGCCGAACTCGGGCGCCTCGCGGGCCGGCTGGACGACGCGACCGCCGACCGGCACCGGACGGTCCTGGAGGCCGTCGGGCTGCCCCTGCACTACCGCTACGACCAGTGGCCCAAGCTGCTGGAGACGATGAAGGTCGACAAGAAGTCGCGCGGCGACCTGTTGCGGTTCATCGTCCTGGACGGGCTCGCCAAGCCGACGGTCATGGAGGGCCCCGACCCGGCGGTTCTGCTGGCCGCGTACGGCGAGGTGGGGCAGTAG
- a CDS encoding AAA family ATPase, which translates to MQHAVGSPLPQPPQWGHGPAGGAPAAQHSGAPQPQHHPGQGFGVPVPQPGMPGAPGVPQPQVPQPQVHQVPQQAPQVPQQVSQPQVPPIPPAPPVSPPPAQPVAHPAAQPPVPPFTPPPADVTGHVPLPSGEPVVAPVPAAPDPATTMLAVLLIGPAGAGKTSVAKYWADHRRVPTAHISLDDVREWVRSGFADPQRGWNDNSEAQYRLARRTCGFAARNYLANGISCILDDAIFPDRPAVGLGGWKRHVGPGLLPVVLLPGLEVVLERNAERSGNRRLTDEEVARIHGRMAGWYGSGLPIIDNSQMDVPQTARVLDEVLARAIASPPKW; encoded by the coding sequence ATGCAGCACGCAGTGGGTTCTCCGCTGCCGCAGCCCCCTCAGTGGGGGCACGGTCCGGCCGGCGGGGCGCCGGCCGCACAGCATTCGGGGGCGCCGCAGCCGCAGCATCATCCGGGGCAGGGGTTCGGGGTGCCGGTGCCTCAGCCGGGGATGCCGGGGGCGCCGGGGGTGCCTCAGCCGCAGGTTCCGCAGCCCCAGGTGCACCAAGTGCCCCAGCAGGCGCCTCAGGTACCCCAGCAGGTGTCCCAGCCTCAGGTCCCGCCGATCCCCCCGGCGCCGCCGGTCTCCCCGCCTCCGGCGCAGCCCGTCGCGCACCCCGCGGCCCAGCCGCCGGTGCCGCCGTTCACCCCGCCGCCTGCTGACGTCACCGGGCATGTCCCGCTGCCGTCCGGTGAGCCCGTCGTGGCCCCGGTTCCGGCCGCCCCGGATCCGGCGACCACCATGCTCGCGGTGCTGCTCATCGGCCCGGCGGGCGCGGGGAAGACCAGCGTGGCCAAGTACTGGGCGGACCACCGCCGGGTCCCCACGGCCCACATCAGCCTCGACGACGTCCGCGAATGGGTCCGCTCCGGCTTCGCCGACCCGCAGCGCGGCTGGAACGACAACTCCGAGGCCCAGTACCGCCTGGCCCGCCGCACCTGCGGCTTCGCCGCGCGCAACTACCTCGCCAACGGCATCTCCTGCATCCTCGACGACGCGATCTTCCCGGACCGCCCGGCGGTGGGCCTGGGCGGCTGGAAGCGGCACGTGGGCCCCGGCCTGCTGCCGGTCGTCCTCCTGCCCGGCCTCGAAGTCGTCCTGGAGCGCAACGCGGAACGCTCCGGCAACCGCCGCCTCACGGACGAGGAGGTCGCCCGCATCCACGGCCGCATGGCCGGCTGGTACGGCTCGGGCCTGCCGATCATCGACAACTCCCAGATGGACGTCCCCCAGACGGCGAGGGTCCTGGACGAGGTCCTGGCGAGGGCGATCGCCAGCCCGCCCAAATGGTGA
- a CDS encoding aminopeptidase P family protein produces MSDAHAIRRARLKDRCTAAGSATALVTRPANVRYLSGAAPANAVLLVGTDEDVLICPHPPEDRPDDTLRVHVLPTEAGDPAVAAADFLLAQGIDTLAVEEHHLTVARHRAIHSVAPHLYLNDLACTVEQLRIVKDEEEIAALRTAAEIADQALGELLESILVGRTERHLALELERRLVDHGADGAAFPTSVATGPHAGARGHRPTDRRVEEGDFLSVCLGATYRGYRCEIGRTFVIGTAPADWQIDLYDAVFAAQRAGREALAPGVAYRDVDRAARQALEAAGWSEGLPALMGHGVGLEIEEDPQLAPAAMGKLDACVPVTVEPGVHLPGRGGVRIDDTLVVRPEADGGPELLTITTKELLAL; encoded by the coding sequence ATGTCAGACGCTCACGCGATCCGCCGGGCCCGCCTCAAAGATCGTTGCACCGCAGCGGGCAGCGCCACCGCGCTCGTCACCCGCCCGGCCAACGTGAGATACCTCTCCGGCGCGGCCCCCGCGAACGCCGTCCTCCTGGTCGGCACGGACGAGGACGTCCTCATCTGCCCCCACCCCCCGGAGGACCGCCCGGACGACACCCTGCGCGTCCACGTCCTCCCGACCGAGGCCGGGGACCCGGCCGTCGCGGCGGCGGACTTCCTGCTGGCCCAGGGCATCGACACCCTGGCCGTCGAGGAGCACCACCTCACGGTCGCCCGCCACCGGGCGATCCACTCGGTCGCCCCCCACCTCTACCTCAACGACCTGGCCTGCACGGTCGAGCAGCTGAGGATCGTCAAGGACGAGGAGGAGATCGCCGCCCTGCGGACCGCCGCCGAGATCGCCGACCAGGCGCTGGGCGAACTCCTGGAGTCGATCCTGGTCGGCCGCACGGAACGCCACCTCGCCCTGGAACTGGAACGCCGTCTGGTGGACCACGGCGCGGACGGCGCCGCCTTCCCGACGTCCGTCGCGACGGGCCCGCACGCGGGCGCGCGGGGCCACCGCCCCACCGACCGGCGCGTGGAGGAGGGCGACTTCCTCTCCGTCTGCCTCGGCGCGACCTACCGCGGCTACCGCTGCGAGATCGGCCGCACCTTCGTCATCGGGACGGCGCCGGCGGACTGGCAGATCGACCTGTACGACGCCGTCTTCGCCGCTCAGCGGGCCGGCCGGGAGGCCCTGGCGCCCGGCGTCGCCTACCGCGACGTCGACCGCGCGGCACGGCAGGCGCTGGAGGCCGCGGGGTGGTCCGAGGGGCTGCCGGCGCTCATGGGGCACGGGGTCGGACTGGAAATCGAAGAGGACCCGCAGCTCGCCCCCGCGGCCATGGGTAAACTGGACGCTTGCGTGCCGGTCACCGTCGAACCCGGGGTACACCTCCCGGGCCGGGGCGGCGTCCGGATCGATGACACGCTCGTCGTGCGCCCCGAGGCGGACGGCGGACCCGAGCTACTCACCATCACGACCAAGGAACTGCTCGCCCTGTAG
- the efp gene encoding elongation factor P: MASTNDLKNGLVLKLDGGQLWSVVEFQHVKPGKGPAFVRTKLKNVLSGKVVDKTFNAGVKVETATVDKSDMQFSYMDGDYFVFMDMETYDQLHIDRKTVGDAANFLIEGFEATVARHEGEVLFVELPAAVELTVAETEPGLQGDRSTGGTKPAKLETGHQIQVPLFITTGEKIKVDTRTSDYLGRVNS, encoded by the coding sequence GTGGCTTCCACGAACGACCTCAAGAACGGCCTGGTGCTCAAGCTCGACGGCGGCCAGCTGTGGTCCGTCGTCGAGTTCCAGCACGTCAAGCCCGGCAAGGGCCCGGCTTTTGTGCGCACCAAGCTCAAGAACGTGCTGTCCGGCAAGGTGGTCGACAAGACCTTCAACGCCGGCGTCAAGGTCGAGACGGCCACTGTCGACAAGAGCGACATGCAGTTCTCGTACATGGACGGCGACTACTTCGTCTTCATGGACATGGAGACCTACGACCAGCTGCACATCGACCGCAAGACCGTCGGTGACGCCGCGAACTTCCTCATCGAGGGCTTCGAGGCGACCGTCGCGCGGCACGAGGGCGAGGTGCTGTTCGTCGAGCTGCCCGCGGCCGTCGAGCTGACCGTCGCCGAGACGGAGCCGGGGCTCCAGGGTGACCGCTCCACCGGTGGCACCAAGCCGGCGAAGCTGGAGACCGGGCACCAGATCCAGGTCCCGCTCTTCATCACCACCGGCGAGAAGATCAAGGTCGACACCCGTACGAGCGACTACCTCGGCCGGGTGAACAGCTAA
- the nusB gene encoding transcription antitermination factor NusB: MAARNTARKRAFQILFEGDQRGADVLTVLADWVRLSRSDDRQPPVSEYTMQLVEGYAEHAARIDSLISQYSVGWTLDRMPVVDRNILRLGAYELIWVDGTPDAVVLDEMVQLAKEFSTDESPAFVNGLLGRFKELKGSLRR; this comes from the coding sequence GTGGCTGCTCGCAACACGGCCCGCAAGCGCGCCTTCCAGATCCTCTTCGAGGGTGACCAGCGTGGTGCCGATGTCCTGACGGTTCTCGCGGACTGGGTGCGGTTGTCCCGGTCCGACGACCGGCAGCCGCCGGTCAGCGAGTACACGATGCAGTTGGTCGAGGGGTATGCGGAGCATGCCGCCCGGATCGACTCGCTGATCTCCCAGTACTCGGTCGGGTGGACGCTCGACCGGATGCCGGTGGTGGACCGGAACATCCTGCGGCTCGGCGCGTATGAGCTGATCTGGGTCGACGGGACGCCGGACGCGGTCGTGCTGGACGAGATGGTCCAGCTCGCGAAGGAGTTCTCCACGGATGAGTCTCCGGCGTTCGTGAACGGGCTTCTGGGGCGGTTCAAGGAGCTGAAGGGTTCGTTGCGCCGGTAG
- the bldD gene encoding transcriptional regulator BldD gives MSSEYAKQLGAKLRAIRTQQGLSLHGVEEKSQGRWKAVVVGSYERGDRAVTVQRLAELADFYGVPVQELLPGTTPGGAAEPPPKLVLDLERLAHVPVEKAGPLQRYAATIQSQRGDYNGKVLSIRQDDLRTLAVIYDQSPSVLTEQLISWGVLDADARRAVAHEEG, from the coding sequence ATGTCCAGCGAATACGCCAAACAGCTCGGGGCCAAGCTCCGCGCGATCCGCACCCAGCAGGGCCTTTCCCTCCACGGTGTCGAGGAGAAGTCCCAGGGCCGTTGGAAGGCGGTCGTCGTCGGGTCGTACGAGCGCGGGGACCGCGCCGTCACCGTGCAGCGCCTCGCCGAACTGGCGGACTTCTACGGCGTCCCGGTGCAGGAGCTGCTGCCGGGCACGACGCCGGGCGGCGCCGCCGAACCCCCGCCGAAGCTGGTCCTGGACCTGGAGCGCCTCGCCCACGTCCCGGTCGAGAAGGCGGGCCCCCTCCAGCGCTACGCGGCGACGATCCAGTCCCAGCGCGGCGACTACAACGGCAAGGTCCTCTCGATCCGCCAGGACGACCTGCGCACCCTCGCCGTCATCTACGACCAGTCCCCCTCGGTCCTCACCGAACAGCTGATCAGCTGGGGCGTCCTGGACGCGGACGCGCGCAGAGCGGTCGCGCACGAGGAAGGCTGA
- the pyrR gene encoding bifunctional pyr operon transcriptional regulator/uracil phosphoribosyltransferase PyrR, producing MDIRSSDARPVLEGPDIARVLTRIAHEIVERAKGADDVVLLGIPTRGVFLARRLAAKLEEITERAIPVGSLDITMYRDDLRMHPPRALARTEIPGDGIDGRLVVLVDDVLFSGRTIRAALDALNDIGRPRAVQLAVLVDRGHRELPIRADYVGKNLPTSLRETVKVQLAEEDGRDTVLLGAKPDQ from the coding sequence ATGGACATCCGATCGTCCGATGCGCGGCCCGTTCTCGAAGGCCCCGACATCGCGCGGGTACTGACCCGCATCGCCCACGAGATCGTCGAGCGCGCCAAGGGCGCCGACGACGTGGTGCTCCTCGGCATCCCGACCCGCGGCGTCTTCCTCGCCCGTCGGCTCGCCGCGAAACTCGAAGAGATCACCGAACGCGCGATCCCCGTCGGCTCGCTGGACATCACGATGTACCGCGACGACCTGCGCATGCACCCCCCGCGCGCACTGGCCCGCACCGAGATCCCCGGCGACGGCATCGACGGCCGCCTCGTGGTCCTCGTCGACGACGTGCTCTTCTCCGGCCGCACCATCCGCGCCGCCCTCGACGCCCTGAACGACATCGGGCGCCCGCGCGCGGTGCAGCTCGCGGTGCTGGTCGACCGGGGGCACCGGGAACTGCCCATCCGCGCCGACTATGTCGGCAAGAACCTCCCCACGTCGTTGCGGGAGACGGTCAAGGTCCAGCTCGCCGAGGAGGACGGCCGCGACACCGTGCTGCTCGGTGCGAAGCCGGACCAGTAG
- a CDS encoding aspartate carbamoyltransferase catalytic subunit has translation MQRHLISAADLTRDDAVLILDTAEEMARVADRPIKKLPTLRGRTVVNLFFEDSTRTRISFEAAEKRLSADVINFTAKGSSVSKGESLKDTAQTLEAMGVDAVVIRHGASGAPYRLATSGWIDAAVINAGDGTHQHPTQALLDAFTMRRRLIGRDAGLGEDLSGKRITLVGDVLHSRVARSNVDLLHTLGAHVTLVAPPTLVPVGVESWPCEVSYDLDAVLPKSDAVMMLRVQRERMNAAFFPTEREYSRRYGLDGDRMARMPEHAIVMHPGPMVRGMEITAEVADSPRCTVVEQVANGVSIRMAVLYLLLGGNEPAVSHARANASEEK, from the coding sequence ATGCAGCGTCATCTCATCTCGGCCGCCGACCTCACCCGCGACGACGCCGTCCTGATCCTCGACACCGCGGAGGAGATGGCCCGGGTCGCCGACCGGCCCATCAAGAAACTGCCCACCCTGCGCGGGCGCACGGTCGTGAACCTCTTCTTCGAGGACTCCACGCGCACGCGCATCTCCTTCGAGGCCGCCGAGAAACGTCTTTCGGCCGACGTCATCAACTTCACCGCCAAGGGCTCCTCGGTCTCCAAGGGCGAGTCCCTGAAGGACACCGCGCAGACCCTGGAGGCGATGGGCGTCGACGCCGTCGTCATCCGGCACGGCGCCTCCGGTGCCCCGTACCGGCTCGCCACCTCCGGGTGGATCGACGCGGCCGTCATCAACGCCGGGGACGGCACCCACCAGCACCCCACGCAGGCCCTCCTGGACGCGTTCACGATGCGCCGCCGGCTGATCGGGCGGGACGCCGGGCTCGGCGAGGACCTGAGCGGGAAGCGGATCACCCTGGTGGGCGACGTCCTGCACAGCCGCGTCGCCCGGTCCAACGTCGACCTGCTGCACACCCTCGGCGCCCACGTCACCCTGGTCGCCCCGCCCACCCTGGTGCCGGTCGGTGTGGAGAGCTGGCCCTGCGAGGTGTCGTACGACCTCGACGCCGTGCTGCCCAAGTCGGACGCCGTGATGATGCTGCGCGTCCAGCGCGAGCGCATGAACGCCGCGTTCTTCCCGACCGAGCGGGAGTACTCGCGCCGCTACGGCCTCGACGGGGACCGGATGGCGCGGATGCCGGAGCACGCGATCGTCATGCACCCCGGCCCGATGGTGCGCGGCATGGAGATCACCGCCGAGGTCGCCGACTCCCCGCGCTGCACCGTCGTCGAACAGGTCGCCAACGGCGTCTCGATCCGGATGGCCGTCCTGTACCTGCTCCTGGGCGGCAACGAACCCGCCGTCAGCCACGCCCGCGCCAACGCATCCGAGGAGAAGTAA
- a CDS encoding dihydroorotase has protein sequence MSKILIRGAKVLGGEPQDVLIEGSQIASVGVGLSADGAEVVEAAGKVLLPGLVDLHTHLREPGREDSETVLTGTRAAASGGYTAVFAMANTFPVADTAGVVEQVYRLGQEHGYCDVQPIGAVTVGLEGKKLAELGAMHESAAGVTVFSDDGKCVDDAVIMRRALEYVKAFGGVVAQHAQEPRLTEGAQMNEGVVSAELGLGGWPAVAEESIIARDVLLAEHVGSRVHICHLSTAGSVEIVRWAKSRGIDVTAEVTPHHLLLTDELVRSYNPVYKVNPPLRTERDVLALRAALADGTIDIVATDHAPHPHEDKDCEWAAAAMGMVGLETALSVVQETMVETGLLDWAGVAERMSFKPAEIGRAKGHGRPVSAGEPANLTLVDTAYRGSVDPAGFASRSRNTPYEGRELPGRVTHTWLRGKATLVDGKLT, from the coding sequence ATGAGCAAGATCCTGATCCGTGGTGCGAAGGTGCTCGGCGGCGAGCCGCAGGACGTCCTGATCGAGGGCTCTCAGATCGCTTCTGTGGGCGTTGGCCTGTCCGCCGACGGCGCCGAGGTCGTCGAGGCGGCCGGCAAGGTGCTGCTGCCCGGCCTCGTCGACCTGCACACCCACCTGCGCGAGCCCGGCCGCGAGGACTCCGAGACCGTGCTGACCGGCACGCGCGCGGCGGCCTCCGGCGGCTACACGGCCGTCTTCGCCATGGCCAACACCTTCCCCGTCGCCGACACCGCCGGCGTCGTCGAGCAGGTCTACCGGCTCGGCCAGGAGCACGGCTACTGCGACGTCCAGCCCATCGGCGCCGTCACCGTCGGCCTGGAGGGCAAGAAGCTCGCCGAGCTGGGCGCGATGCACGAGTCGGCCGCCGGGGTCACCGTCTTCTCGGACGACGGCAAGTGCGTCGACGACGCGGTCATCATGCGCCGCGCGCTGGAGTACGTGAAGGCGTTCGGCGGGGTCGTCGCGCAGCACGCGCAGGAGCCCCGGCTCACCGAGGGCGCCCAGATGAACGAGGGCGTCGTCTCCGCCGAACTCGGGCTCGGGGGCTGGCCGGCGGTCGCCGAGGAGTCGATCATCGCGCGGGACGTCCTGCTCGCCGAGCACGTCGGATCGCGCGTCCACATCTGCCACCTCTCGACCGCCGGGTCCGTCGAGATCGTCCGCTGGGCCAAGTCCCGGGGCATCGACGTCACCGCCGAGGTCACCCCGCACCACCTGCTGCTCACCGACGAGCTGGTCCGCTCGTACAACCCGGTCTACAAGGTCAACCCGCCGCTGCGCACCGAGCGGGACGTCCTCGCGCTGCGCGCGGCGCTCGCCGACGGCACGATCGACATCGTCGCCACCGACCACGCCCCCCACCCGCACGAGGACAAGGACTGCGAGTGGGCCGCCGCCGCCATGGGGATGGTCGGCCTGGAGACCGCGTTGTCAGTGGTGCAGGAGACCATGGTGGAGACGGGCCTGCTGGACTGGGCCGGGGTCGCCGAGCGGATGTCCTTCAAGCCGGCCGAGATCGGGCGGGCGAAGGGCCACGGGCGTCCCGTCTCGGCTGGTGAGCCCGCCAACCTCACGCTCGTCGACACGGCATACCGTGGGTCGGTGGACCCCGCGGGCTTCGCCTCGCGCAGCCGGAACACCCCGTACGAGGGGCGTGAGCTGCCGGGCCGTGTGACACACACCTGGCTGCGGGGGAAGGCCACGCTCGTCGACGGGAAGCTCACGTGA
- the carA gene encoding glutamine-hydrolyzing carbamoyl-phosphate synthase small subunit, translating to MTTSTRGTSKVPAVLVLEDGRVFRGRAYGAVGETFGEAVFSTGMTGYQETLTDPSYDRQIVVATAPQIGNTGWNDEDDESSRIWVAGYVVRDPARVPSNWRAKRSLDAELVAQSVVGISGIDTRALTRHLRERGSMRAGIFSGSFGSDAELLARVQAQPPMKGASLYEEVATKEAYVVPAIGEKRFTVAAIDLGIKGMTPHRMAERGIEVHVLPATATAEDVYALSPDGVFFSNGPGDPATAEGPVALMTEVLRRKTPLFGICFGNQILGRALGFGTYKLKYGHRGINQPVQDRTTGKVEITAHNHGFAVDAPLDKVSDTPFGRAEVSHVCLNDDVVEGLRLLDQPAFSVQYHPEAAAGPHDAAYLFDRFVSLLEGQRA from the coding sequence ATGACGACCTCCACCAGGGGAACCAGCAAGGTTCCCGCCGTACTCGTCCTGGAGGACGGCCGGGTCTTCCGCGGCCGTGCCTACGGGGCCGTGGGGGAGACCTTCGGCGAGGCGGTCTTCTCTACGGGCATGACCGGCTATCAGGAGACCCTGACCGATCCGTCGTACGACCGTCAGATCGTGGTGGCGACCGCGCCGCAGATCGGCAACACGGGCTGGAACGACGAGGACGACGAGTCCTCGCGGATCTGGGTCGCCGGGTACGTCGTGCGCGACCCCGCGCGCGTGCCCTCCAACTGGCGCGCCAAGCGTTCGCTGGACGCTGAACTGGTGGCGCAGAGCGTCGTGGGGATCTCCGGCATCGACACCCGCGCCCTCACCCGGCACCTGCGCGAACGCGGCTCCATGCGCGCCGGCATCTTCTCCGGCTCTTTCGGCTCCGACGCCGAGCTCCTGGCGCGCGTACAGGCGCAGCCCCCGATGAAGGGCGCGTCGCTGTACGAGGAGGTCGCCACCAAGGAGGCGTACGTCGTCCCCGCGATCGGCGAGAAGCGGTTCACCGTCGCCGCGATCGACCTCGGCATCAAGGGCATGACCCCGCACCGGATGGCCGAGCGGGGCATCGAGGTGCACGTCCTGCCCGCGACGGCCACTGCGGAGGACGTCTACGCGCTCTCGCCCGACGGCGTCTTCTTCTCCAACGGCCCCGGTGACCCGGCGACGGCCGAGGGCCCGGTCGCGCTCATGACCGAGGTCCTGCGCCGCAAGACCCCGCTGTTCGGCATCTGCTTCGGCAACCAGATCCTGGGCCGCGCCCTGGGCTTCGGGACGTACAAGCTCAAGTACGGGCACCGGGGCATCAACCAGCCCGTCCAGGACCGCACGACCGGCAAGGTCGAGATCACCGCGCACAACCACGGCTTCGCCGTCGACGCGCCGCTCGACAAGGTCAGCGACACCCCCTTCGGGCGCGCCGAGGTCTCCCACGTCTGCCTGAACGACGACGTGGTGGAGGGCCTGCGCCTGCTCGACCAGCCGGCGTTCTCCGTCCAGTACCACCCCGAAGCGGCAGCGGGCCCCCACGACGCCGCCTACCTGTTCGACCGCTTCGTCTCCCTGTTGGAGGGCCAGCGTGCCTAA